One genomic window of Coffea eugenioides isolate CCC68of chromosome 1, Ceug_1.0, whole genome shotgun sequence includes the following:
- the LOC113776834 gene encoding pentatricopeptide repeat-containing protein At2g31400, chloroplastic isoform X1: protein MASSTPPPHCALTTSKPYQSHHPHPHPHSPHPHRHHHHHHHPKVSLNHHRSSQPLPHPPAVARPPPPAALSTTNPPSFPHLSSNSELSADFSGRRSTRFVSKMHFGRPKSASSSSRHSSVAEEALLQAVRFSGDDARFDSILLAFEPKLCGTDDYTFLLRELGNRGEWSMAMRCFDFAVARERRRNDQGKLASSMISILGRLGKVDLAKRVFDDAVSQGYGNTVYAYSALISAYAKSGHCDEAIRVFETMKDLSLKPNLVTYNALIDACGKGGAGFKRASEVFDEMLRNGVQPDRITYNSLLAVCSGAGLWDTARCLFKEMLYRGIDQDIYTYNTLLDAACNGGHVDAAFDIMSEMPAKNISPNQVTYSTIIRGCAKVGKLDRALNLFHEMKHAGMRLDRVSYNTLLAIYASLGRFEEALTVAEEMENMGIKKDVVTYNALLDGFGKQGMYDKVKELFSRMKADNLSPNLLTYSTLISVYSKGGLYREAIQVYKEFKRQGVKADVVFYSKLIDALCKKGLVGSSALLLDEMMNEGIQPNVVTYNSIINAFGWSMPTEYPLQSDQRTESSLSMAAANVAESKPDAENKDRIIKIFEQLATGKSDFDESVNRGRQDFLCVLGVFQKMHEMEIKPNVVTFSAILNACSRCNSFEEASVLLEELRLFDNHVYGVAHGLLMGHDEKVWMQALTLFDEVMQMDTSTASAFYNALTDMLWHFGQRRGAQLVVLEGKRRQVWESTWSNSCLDLHLMSSGAARAMVHAWLLNIRSVVFEGHELPKLISILTGWGKHSKVVGDGALKRAVEALLNSMGAPFRVAKCNIGRFISTGAVVASWLRESGTLKVLVLQDDRAHPESASSHPSILCSRVNQSCK, encoded by the exons ATGGCCTCTTCTACTCCCCCACCCCACTGCGCGTTGACTACCTCTAAGCCCTACCAATCCCACCacccccacccccacccccaCAGTCCACACCCTCaccgccaccaccaccaccaccaccaccccaaGGTCTCCTTGAACCACCACCGCTCCTCCCAACCTCTTCCTCACCCTCCCGCCGTCGCCAGGCCCCCTCCCCCCGCCGCTCTCTCCACCACCAACCCCCCTTCTTTCCCTCATCTCTCCTCCAACTCCGAACTCTCTGCCGACTTCTCCGGCCGCCGATCCACCCGCTTCGTCTCCAAGATGCACTTCGGCCGCCCCAAGTCCGCCTCCTCCTCCAGCCGCCACAGCTCCGTCGCCGAGGAGGCCCTCCTGCAGGCCGTTCGTTTCAGCGGCGACGACGCCCGCTTCGACAGCATTCTCCTCGCTTTCGAGCCCAAGCTCTGCGGCACCGACGACTACACCTTTTTGCTCCGAGAACTCGGCAACCGAGGGGAGTGGTCCATGGCCATGAGGTGCTTCGACTTCGCCGTGGCCCGCGAGCGCAGGCGCAACGACCAGGGCAAGCTAGCCAGCTCCATGATCAGCATCCTGGGTAGGCTGGGCAAGGTGGATTTGGCCAAGAGAGTGTTCGACGACGCCGTCTCCCAGGGGTATGGAAACACCGTCTATGCTTATTCTGCCCTCATAAGTGCTTATGCCAAGAGCGGCCATTGCGACGAGGCCATTAGGGTCTTCGAGACCATGAAAGACTTGAGCTTGAAGCCTAATCTTGTGACTTACAATGCTCTCATCGATGCCTGCGGGAAAGGGGGTGCTGGTTTCAAGAGGGCCTCTGAGGTTTTCGATGAAATGCTGAGGAACGGGGTGCAGCCTGACAGGATTACCTACAATTCCCTTCTCGCTGTTTGCAGCGGGGCAGGACTGTGGGACACCGCGAGGTGCCTGTTTAAGGAGATGTTGTACCGAGGTATTGACCAGGATATCTACACCTATAACACCCTTCTCGACGCCGCCTGTAACGGCGGCCACGTCGATGCAGCTTTTGACATCATGTCTGAGATGCCCGCCAAGAATATCTCCCCCAATCAGGTTACTTACAGTACCATCATCCGGGGTTGTGCCAAGGTGGGCAAATTGGACCGGGCGCTGAATTTGTTCCATGAGATGAAACATGCTGGCATGCGATTGGACAGGGTGTCCTACAACACCTTGCTTGCTATCTATGCTAGCCTTGGCAGGTTTGAGGAGGCTCTCACCGTCGCTGAGGAGATGGAGAATATGGGGATCAAGAAGGACGTCGTGACCTACAATGCGCTTCTAGATGGTTTCGGCAAACAAGGGATGTATGACAAGGTTAAGGAACTATTTTCAAGGATGAAAGCTGATAATCTTTCTCCTAATTTATTGACCTATTCAACATTGATCAGTGTGTATTCCAAAGGAGGCCTTTATCGAGAGGCAATTCAGGTTTATAAAGAGTTTAAGCGCCAGGGCGTGAAGGCGGACGTTGTTTTCTACAGCAAGCTCATTGATGCCTTGTGTAAAAAGGGCCTTGTTGGATCATCTGCGTTGTTACTTGATGAGATGATGAATGAGGGCATCCAACCTAATGTTGTCACCTACAACTCTATAATTAACGCCTTTGGTTGGTCGATGCCGACCGAATATCCTCTGCAGAGTGACCAACGGACTGAATCCTCACTCTCAATGGCTGCTGCAAATGTTGCTGAAAGCAAGCCAGACGCTGAAAACAAAGACAGGATCATTAAGATTTTTGAGCAGTTAGCCACTGGTAAATCAGATTTTGATGAATCTGTTAACAGGGGGCGGCAGGATTTTCTGTGTGTATTGGGAGTTTTCCAAAAGATGCATGAGATGGAAATAAAACCAAATGTCGTCACGTTCTCAGCAATTCTGAACGCCTGCAG CCgctgtaattcatttgaggaggCTTCAGTGTTGTTAGAGGAACTGCGTCTGTTTGATAATCATGTGTATGGAGTAGCGCATGGACTTCTCATGGGTCATGATGAGAAAGTTTGGATGCAAGCTCTTACCCTTTTTGACGAAGTGATGCAGATGGACACTTCTACTGCATCTGCCTTTTATAATGCTTTGACTGACATGCTGTGGCATTTTGGTCAG CGAAGAGGTGCTCAGCTGGTGGTGCTGGAGGGCAAACGTCGACAAGTGTGGGAAAGTACGTGGTCTAATTCTTGCTTGGATTTGCATTTGATGTCTTCCGGTGCTGCACGGGCAATGGTTCATGCCTGGCTGCTCAATATACGCTCTGTTGTTTTTGAAGGCCATGAGCTACCAAAACTGATAAG CATTTTGACGGGATGGGGCAAGCACAGCAAAGTCGTCGGTGATGGTGCGCTTAAACGCGCTGTTGAGGCACTGCTTAACAGCATGGGGGCGCCTTTCCGCGTTGCTAAGTGCAATATTGGAAGGTTTATATCAACAGGAGCTGTGGTGGCTTCATGGTTGAGAGAATCAGGCACCCTGAAAGTTCTTGTTCTTCAGGATGACAGAGCCCATCCAGAATCAGCCTCCAG CCATCCATCCATCCTGTGCAGTCGTGTAAATCAAAGTTGTAAGTAG
- the LOC113750543 gene encoding flowering time control protein FCA produces the protein MDDPHRRRGGGEERCGGGDDRSAPESILRNSHPSDDSVPVSDPHYHHAHSHDNKSRGNPSYADHYNRQQERRRHHHSFNSEPNDYPAAARVDSNFTCHSLSPCSSSSGVRKRQFSHSNDSLQLQGTSAPDHYGNGCRIVKLYVAGVPKTATREDIGSVFAEHGNIVEIVLIRDKRTGQQGECCFVKYTTIEEADSAIRALHDRYTFPGGVAPLTVRYADGQKERYGSFDQQLLKLYVGCVNKQSTDTEIEEIFSRFGIVEDVFIVRDEMRQHRGCAFVQFSRREMAVAAINALHGSYIMRGCNQPLIVRFADPKKPRLGGPRAASYLDDRVAVVHNDFHPSTYYNKCKPELGCASNASESMPNSSLSCSSFGAITGIDSSVECEWSEHMCPDGYPYYYNCVTSDSRWEKPEEYALYERQLLKLEEQPQLQISH, from the exons atGGATGATCCACACAGACGacgaggaggaggagaagaacgCTGCGGCGGCGGCGACGACCGGTCAGCTCCCGAGTCTATCCTCCGCAATTCGCATCCCTCCGATGACTCTGTCCCCGTGTCCGACCCTCACTATCATCATGCCCACAGTCACGATAACAAAAGCAGAGGTAATCCCTCGTACGCTGACCACTATAACCGCCAGCAGGAGCGTCGCCGTCACCACCATAGCTTCAATTCCGAACCCAATGACTACCCAGCAGCTGCCCGGGTAGACAGTAATTTCACTTGTCATTCCCTCTCACCCTGCTCCTCCTCCTCCGGAGTCCGCAAGAGGCAGTTTTCACACTCCAATGACTCCCTCCAACTCCAAGGGACTTCTGCTCCTG ATCATTATGGTAATGGCTGCAGAATTGTGAAGCTATACGTAGCCGGAGTTCCAAAAACAGCCACGCGAGAAGAT ATTGGATCTGTTTTCGCAGAACATGGCAATATTGTCGAGATTGTTCTTATCAGAGATAAAAGGACTGGTCAACAAGGAG AATGTTGCTTTGTGAAGTATACAACAATAGAGGAAGCTGACAGCGCCATTCGAGCATTACATGATCGATATACATTTCCTGGG GGAGTGGCTCCTCTGACAGTCAGATATGCTGATGGGCAAAAGGAACGCTATG GTAGCTTTGACCAGCAATTGTTGAAATTGTACGTCGGTTGTGTGAACAAACAATCTACAGATACAGAAATCGAAGAA ATATTTTCTCGATTTGGTATTGTTGAAGATGTCTTCATTGTGCGGGATGAAATGAGACAACATCGGG GATGTGCATTTGTTCAGTTCTCTCGTAGAGAAATGGCAGTTGCTGCAATCAATGCCCTACATGGCAGCTACATCATGAGG GGTTGTAATCAGCCATTAATCGTCCGTTTTGCGGATCCTAAGAAGCCTAGGTTGGGAGGTCCAAG GGCTGCATCGTATTTGGATGATCGAGTAGCTGTTGTGCATAATGATTTCCATCCT TCAACATATTATAATAAATGCAAGCCTGAGTTAGGATGTGCCAGCAATGCTTCAGAGAGCATGCCGAATTCCTCTTTGTCTTGTTCATCTTTTGGAGCGATTACTGGCATCGACTCCTCCGTGGAATGCGAGTGGAGTGAACATATGTGCCCTGATGGATATCCATATTATTACAATTGCGTAACAAGCGACAGCAGG TGGGAGAAACCTGAGGAGTATGCACTCTATGAACGGCAGCTTCTAAAGCTGGAGGAGCAGCCACAGCTACAGATTTCGCATTAA
- the LOC113776834 gene encoding pentatricopeptide repeat-containing protein At2g31400, chloroplastic isoform X2 yields MASSTPPPHCALTTSKPYQSHHPHPHPHSPHPHRHHHHHHHPKVSLNHHRSSQPLPHPPAVARPPPPAALSTTNPPSFPHLSSNSELSADFSGRRSTRFVSKMHFGRPKSASSSSRHSSVAEEALLQAVRFSGDDARFDSILLAFEPKLCGTDDYTFLLRELGNRGEWSMAMRCFDFAVARERRRNDQGKLASSMISILGRLGKVDLAKRVFDDAVSQGYGNTVYAYSALISAYAKSGHCDEAIRVFETMKDLSLKPNLVTYNALIDACGKGGAGFKRASEVFDEMLRNGVQPDRITYNSLLAVCSGAGLWDTARCLFKEMLYRGIDQDIYTYNTLLDAACNGGHVDAAFDIMSEMPAKNISPNQVTYSTIIRGCAKVGKLDRALNLFHEMKHAGMRLDRVSYNTLLAIYASLGRFEEALTVAEEMENMGIKKDVVTYNALLDGFGKQGMYDKVKELFSRMKADNLSPNLLTYSTLISVYSKGGLYREAIQVYKEFKRQGVKADVVFYSKLIDALCKKGLVGSSALLLDEMMNEGIQPNVVTYNSIINAFGWSMPTEYPLQSDQRTESSLSMAAANVAESKPDAENKDRIIKIFEQLATGKSDFDESVNRGRQDFLCVLGVFQKMHEMEIKPNVVTFSAILNACSRCNSFEEASVLLEELRLFDNHVYGVAHGLLMGHDEKVWMQALTLFDEVMQMDTSTASAFYNALTDMLWHFGQRRGAQLVVLEGKRRQVWESTWSNSCLDLHLMSSGAARAMVHAWLLNIRSVVFEGHELPKLISILTGWGKHSKVVGDGALKRAVEALLNSMGAPFRVAKCNIGRFISTGAVVASWLRESGTLKVLVLQDDRAHPESASRFDNASGLEPLPL; encoded by the exons ATGGCCTCTTCTACTCCCCCACCCCACTGCGCGTTGACTACCTCTAAGCCCTACCAATCCCACCacccccacccccacccccaCAGTCCACACCCTCaccgccaccaccaccaccaccaccaccccaaGGTCTCCTTGAACCACCACCGCTCCTCCCAACCTCTTCCTCACCCTCCCGCCGTCGCCAGGCCCCCTCCCCCCGCCGCTCTCTCCACCACCAACCCCCCTTCTTTCCCTCATCTCTCCTCCAACTCCGAACTCTCTGCCGACTTCTCCGGCCGCCGATCCACCCGCTTCGTCTCCAAGATGCACTTCGGCCGCCCCAAGTCCGCCTCCTCCTCCAGCCGCCACAGCTCCGTCGCCGAGGAGGCCCTCCTGCAGGCCGTTCGTTTCAGCGGCGACGACGCCCGCTTCGACAGCATTCTCCTCGCTTTCGAGCCCAAGCTCTGCGGCACCGACGACTACACCTTTTTGCTCCGAGAACTCGGCAACCGAGGGGAGTGGTCCATGGCCATGAGGTGCTTCGACTTCGCCGTGGCCCGCGAGCGCAGGCGCAACGACCAGGGCAAGCTAGCCAGCTCCATGATCAGCATCCTGGGTAGGCTGGGCAAGGTGGATTTGGCCAAGAGAGTGTTCGACGACGCCGTCTCCCAGGGGTATGGAAACACCGTCTATGCTTATTCTGCCCTCATAAGTGCTTATGCCAAGAGCGGCCATTGCGACGAGGCCATTAGGGTCTTCGAGACCATGAAAGACTTGAGCTTGAAGCCTAATCTTGTGACTTACAATGCTCTCATCGATGCCTGCGGGAAAGGGGGTGCTGGTTTCAAGAGGGCCTCTGAGGTTTTCGATGAAATGCTGAGGAACGGGGTGCAGCCTGACAGGATTACCTACAATTCCCTTCTCGCTGTTTGCAGCGGGGCAGGACTGTGGGACACCGCGAGGTGCCTGTTTAAGGAGATGTTGTACCGAGGTATTGACCAGGATATCTACACCTATAACACCCTTCTCGACGCCGCCTGTAACGGCGGCCACGTCGATGCAGCTTTTGACATCATGTCTGAGATGCCCGCCAAGAATATCTCCCCCAATCAGGTTACTTACAGTACCATCATCCGGGGTTGTGCCAAGGTGGGCAAATTGGACCGGGCGCTGAATTTGTTCCATGAGATGAAACATGCTGGCATGCGATTGGACAGGGTGTCCTACAACACCTTGCTTGCTATCTATGCTAGCCTTGGCAGGTTTGAGGAGGCTCTCACCGTCGCTGAGGAGATGGAGAATATGGGGATCAAGAAGGACGTCGTGACCTACAATGCGCTTCTAGATGGTTTCGGCAAACAAGGGATGTATGACAAGGTTAAGGAACTATTTTCAAGGATGAAAGCTGATAATCTTTCTCCTAATTTATTGACCTATTCAACATTGATCAGTGTGTATTCCAAAGGAGGCCTTTATCGAGAGGCAATTCAGGTTTATAAAGAGTTTAAGCGCCAGGGCGTGAAGGCGGACGTTGTTTTCTACAGCAAGCTCATTGATGCCTTGTGTAAAAAGGGCCTTGTTGGATCATCTGCGTTGTTACTTGATGAGATGATGAATGAGGGCATCCAACCTAATGTTGTCACCTACAACTCTATAATTAACGCCTTTGGTTGGTCGATGCCGACCGAATATCCTCTGCAGAGTGACCAACGGACTGAATCCTCACTCTCAATGGCTGCTGCAAATGTTGCTGAAAGCAAGCCAGACGCTGAAAACAAAGACAGGATCATTAAGATTTTTGAGCAGTTAGCCACTGGTAAATCAGATTTTGATGAATCTGTTAACAGGGGGCGGCAGGATTTTCTGTGTGTATTGGGAGTTTTCCAAAAGATGCATGAGATGGAAATAAAACCAAATGTCGTCACGTTCTCAGCAATTCTGAACGCCTGCAG CCgctgtaattcatttgaggaggCTTCAGTGTTGTTAGAGGAACTGCGTCTGTTTGATAATCATGTGTATGGAGTAGCGCATGGACTTCTCATGGGTCATGATGAGAAAGTTTGGATGCAAGCTCTTACCCTTTTTGACGAAGTGATGCAGATGGACACTTCTACTGCATCTGCCTTTTATAATGCTTTGACTGACATGCTGTGGCATTTTGGTCAG CGAAGAGGTGCTCAGCTGGTGGTGCTGGAGGGCAAACGTCGACAAGTGTGGGAAAGTACGTGGTCTAATTCTTGCTTGGATTTGCATTTGATGTCTTCCGGTGCTGCACGGGCAATGGTTCATGCCTGGCTGCTCAATATACGCTCTGTTGTTTTTGAAGGCCATGAGCTACCAAAACTGATAAG CATTTTGACGGGATGGGGCAAGCACAGCAAAGTCGTCGGTGATGGTGCGCTTAAACGCGCTGTTGAGGCACTGCTTAACAGCATGGGGGCGCCTTTCCGCGTTGCTAAGTGCAATATTGGAAGGTTTATATCAACAGGAGCTGTGGTGGCTTCATGGTTGAGAGAATCAGGCACCCTGAAAGTTCTTGTTCTTCAGGATGACAGAGCCCATCCAGAATCAGCCTCCAGGTTTGATAATGCTTCTGGCTTAGAACCACTTCCTTTGTAG
- the LOC113762079 gene encoding stachyose synthase translates to MAPPNDPVNPIFNVLKCNKDDWFDLSDGKLLVNSVPLLFEVPGNVTLKSFSSISKSPSSSSAGAPSPLYQRVLKSSHKGGFLGFSKDQASSSDRLMNSLGKFSGRDFLSIFRFKTWWSTQWVGSSGSDLQMETQWVLLDVPEIRSYVIIIPIIEGKFRSALHPGADGQVMICAESGSTQVKAWSFDAIAYVHASENPYELMREAYAAVRVHLNTFKLLEEKSVPPIVNKFGWCTWDAFYLTVDPAGVWHGVKEFADGGLSPRFVIIDDGWQSINLDGQNPHEDAKNLVLGGTQMTARLHRLDEGEKFRKYKGGSMLGANRPRFDPKKPKKLISKAIEIEQAEKARDKAGAASELRELESRMERLKNELEEMFGGEEEVEPEEDKKSRGSCCRCSRRESESESENLGMKAFTGDLRSCFKGLDDIYVWHALCGAWGGVRPGTTHMESKVIPCKTSPGLDGTMTDLAVVKIVEGGIGLVHPDQAHDFYHSMYSHLSQAGITGVKVDVIHALEYVCEEYGGRVELAKAYYDGLSKSLANNFNGTGLISSMQQCNDFFLLGTRQISIGRVGDDFWFQDPNGDPNGAYWLQGVHMIHCAYNSMWMGQMIQPDWDMFQSDHLCAKFHAGSRAICGGPVYVSDSVGGHDFDLLKKLVYPDGTIPKCQHFALPTRDCLFKNPLFDGKTILKIWNFNRFGGVIGAFNCQGAGWDPKEQRIRGHSECYKSMSGWVHVAEIEWGQTKEASEMGEAQEYAVYLSQAGKLFLTNPASPATEITIEPSSFEIYSFVPTKELGLGRGAKFAPIGLADMFNSGGTVRALEHNDSGVVDVEVKGGGNFLAYSSVPPEKCYLSGAETGFEWSGEEGKLMVNVEWNEEANGISHLTFVY, encoded by the exons ATGGCACCCCCAAACGATCCCGTCAATCCAATCTTCAATGTCCTGAAATGCAACAAGGACGACTGGTTTGATCTCTCGGATGGCAAGCTTTTGGTTAACAGTGTGCCGCTACTTTTTGAAGTCCCAGGCAACGTCACTCTGAAGAGTTTTTCGTCAATATCCAAATCCCCCTCGTCCTCTTCCGCCGGTGCACCCAGTCCCCTGTATCAGCGAGTGCTGAAATCTTCCCACAAGGGTGGCTTCCTGGGTTTTAGTAAGGACCAAGCATCATCCTCGGACAGGTTAATGAACTCCCTAGGCAAGTTCAGTGGCAGGGATTTCCTCAGCATTTTCAGGTtcaagacttggtggtccacTCAATGGGTCGGAAGCTCCGGCTCCGACCTGCAGATGGAAACCCAGTGGGTGCTCTTGGATGTGCCCGAGATAAGATCATACGTGATCATTATTCCGATAATTGAAGGGAAATTCAGGTCCGCGCTTCACCCAGGAGCTGACGGCCAGGTGATGATATGTGCAGAAAGCGGTTCCACTCAGGTCAAGGCGTGGTCTTTTGACGCCATCGCTTACGTTCACGCGTCTGAGAATCCCTACGAGTTGATGAGAGAGGCTTACGCTGCGGTTCGAGTCCATCTCAATACCTTCAAGCTCCTGGAAGAGAAGTCAGTCCCACCCATCGTCAATAAATTCGGATGGTGCACTTGGGATGCCTTCTACTTAACCGTAGACCCCGCGGGCGTCTGGCACGGAGTGAAGGAATTTGCCGACGGAGGACTCTCCCCAAGGTTTGTAATCATTGACGACGGCTGGCAAAGTATCAATCTGGATGGCCAGAACCCCCACGAGGATGCGAAAAATCTCGTCCTGGGAGGGACTCAAATGACGGCCAGGCTGCACAGGCTGGACGAAGGTGAGAAATTCAGGAAGTACAAAGGGGGGTCGATGTTGGGCGCTAATCGTCCTCGTTTTGACCCGAAGAAGCCAAAGAAGTTGATTTCGAAGGCCATCGAGATAGAGCAAGCTGAGAAGGCTCGCGACAAGGCTGGGGCCGCTTCTGAGTTAAGGGAATTGGAGTCTCGTATGGAGAGATTGAAGAATGAGTTGGAGGAGATGTTCGGGGGAGAGGAGGAGGTGGAGCCGGAGGAGGACAAGAAGTCACGTGGAAGCTGCTGCCGCTGCTCGCGCCGGGAATCGGAGTCGGAGTCGGAGAATTTGGGAATGAAGGCGTTCACGGGGGACTTGAGATCATGCTTTAAAGGGTTGGACGACATCTACGTGTGGCATGCCCTGTGTGGAGCATGGGGAGGGGTGAGGCCCGGAACTACCCACATGGAGTCCAAGGTCATTCCATGCAAGACTTCTCCAGGGCTCGATGGAACCATGACCGATCTGGCAGTGGTCAAAATTGTGGAAGGTGGAATAGGGCTAGTCCATCCTGATCAAGCCCATGACTTCTACCACTCCATGTACTCTCACTTGTCCCAAGCTGGAATAACGGGGGTCAAAGTGGACGTCATTCAC GCGCTGGAATACGTGTGCGAGGAATACGGAGGACGGGTAGAACTTGCAAAGGCTTACTATGACGGATTGTCGAAGTCACTAGCGAACAACTTCAATGGCACCGGTCTCATCTCCAGCATGCAACAGTGCAACGACTTCTTCTTGCTGGGAACACGTCAGATATCCATCGGAAGAGTCG GGGACGATTTCTGGTTCCAAGATCCAAATGGTGATCCGAACGGGGCGTACTGGTTACAGGGCGTTCATATGATCCATTGCGCCTACAACAGCATGTGGATGGGTCAGATGATACAACCCGACTGGGACATGTTCCAGTCGGATCATCTGTGCGCAAAGTTCCACGCAGGCTCCAGGGCCATCTGCGGGGGACCCGTTTACGTGAGCGACTCCGTAGGGGGTCATGATTTTGACCTCCTAAAGAAGCTGGTCTACCCCGACGGTACCATTCCCAAGTGCCAACATTTCGCTCTTCCAACCAGAGACTGCCTCTTCAAGAATCCACTCTTTGATGGAAAGACCATTCTCAAGATCTGGAACTTCAACAGG TTTGGAGGCGTGATTGGCGCATTCAACTGCCAAGGAGCTGGTTGGGACCCCAAAGAACAGAGGATCAGGGGTCACTCCGAGTGCTACAAGTCCATGTCCGGTTGGGTTCACGTCGCCGAAATTGAATGGGGACAAACCAAGGAAGCCTCCGAAATGGGCGAGGCACAGGAATACGCGGTCTACCTAAGCCAGGCCGGGAAATTATTCTTGACCAACCCCGCTTCTCCTGCAACTGAAATCACGATCGAACCTTCCTCCTTCGAGATTTACAGCTTCGTTCCCACCAAGGAGCTTGGTCTTGGTCGGGGCGCCAAATTCGCCCCCATCGGCCTCGCCGACATGTTTAACAGCGGAGGGACGGTTCGGGCCCTGGAGCATAACGACTCGGGCGTCGTCGATGTTGAAGTTAAGGGCGGAGGGAATTTCTTAGCCTATTCTAGTGTGCCGCCGGAGAAGTGTTACTTGAGCGGCGCTGAAACTGGATTCGAGTGGTCGGGTGAGGAGGGGAAACTTATGGTCAACGTGGAATGGAATGAGGAGGCCAATGGGATTTCTCATCTCACTTTTGTTTATTGA